The DNA window GCGCCGGCTGCGCGACGAGCTGCCCGACGTGGCGATGCTCTACGTCACCCACGACCAGACCGAGGCGCTCACGCTCGCCGACCGGATCGCCGTCATGCGCGACGCCCGGCTCGTCGACGTCGACACCGCGTTCGATCTCTACCAGCAGCCGCCGAGCAGCTTCACCGCCTCCTTCCTGGGCGGCGCCAACCTGCTGGCCGGCACGGTCGTCTCCGCCGGCGGCCTGGTCCGGATCGGCGGCGTCACGCTCACCGCGTCCAGCGCCGACCCGCTCGTCGAGGGCGCCGACGTGCGCGTCGCGATCCGCCCGCACACCCTCGTGGTCGCCGACGACGGGCTGGAGGCGACCCTCACCGGGCTGCAGTGGCGCGGCGCCACGTTCCGGCTCACCTGCCTCGTCGACGGGATGGCGGTGCACGCCGACGTGCCCTCGGCCGACGGTCTGCCGCCGGTCGGCTCGCCGATCCGGCTGCGGCTGCCCGCGACCGGCGCGGCGGTGGTGGCGCGATGACCCGTACCCGTGTGCTGTGGGTTCTTCCGCCCCTGGCCCTGCTCGGCGGGTTCCTGATCTACCCGCTCGCGCTCGTGGTCCGGCAGTCGTTCACCTCAGGCTCTTCCTCCTCGGGCTCTTCCTCCCCGGGCGTGCCGACCTTGGAGATCTGGCGGGCCGTGCTCTCGGCCGGCGAGTTCCACCGGGCGCTCGGCAACACCGTGGTGATCGCGGTCGCGGCCACCGCCGGCTGCGTCGTGCTCGGCACGTTCTTCGCGGTCGTGCTCGCCCTGGTCCCGTTCCCCGGCGCCACCGCGGTGTCCCGGGCCGTCGACACGATCCTCGCGTTCCCGTCGTTCCTGATCGCGCTCAGCTTCACGTTCCTCTACGGCGCGGCCGGCATCCTGCAGCTCGGCGACTTCCTCTACACCCGCTGGTGCGTGATCCTCGCCGAGATCACCTTCTACACGCCGTTCGTCATGCGCCCGGCCCTCGCCGCGCTCGGCCAGCTCCCGGCCGAGCGCCTCAACGTGGCCGCCTCCCTCGGTGCGCGGCCCTGGCGGGTGCTGCGCCGCATCGTGCTCCCCGAGATCGCCCCGGCGGTCGCCGCCGGTGGCGCGCTCTGCCTGCTGCTGACCCTCAACGAGTTCGGCATCGTGCTCTTCATCGGCGCCAAGGACGTCCTCACCCTGCCGATGCTCGTGCACAGCAAGGGCGTCGTCATGTTCGACTACCCCGCCGCGTGCGTGGTCGCGGTCGTCGAGGTCGCCCTCTCCCTGGCCCTCTACTGTCTCTACCGCTGGGTGTTCACCAATGCTCGTATGGTCGCGTAACGGCCGCTGGTCCGTGTGGGCCGCGTTCACCGTCGTCTTCGTCCCCGTCGTGGTCGCCCCGTTCGCCGTGCTGGTGGCGGCCGCGTTCGCCGCCGAGTGGAACGGCGTGCTGCCCGGCGGCCTCACCACCGGCCACGTGCAGGCCGCCCTCACCGGCCTGAACCGGGCGAGCCTGCTGGTCAGCCTGCAGACCGCGGCCGCCGCCGGGCTGCTCGCCGTGCTGGCCGGGACGTGGGCCGCGATCGCCCTGTCCACCGCGCCGCGCCCGCTGCGCCGGGTGGCCGACGCGCTGCTGCACCTGCCCGTCGCCATCCCGTCGGTGGTCGTCGGGCTCGGCCTGCTCGTCGCGTTCAGCCGGCCGCCGCTGCTGCTCAACGGCACTCGCTGGCTGGTGCTGGCCGCCCACGTCATCCTGGTGCTGGCGTTCTCCTACAGCACCGTGGCCGGCGCGCTGTCCCGCCTCGACCCGTCGTATGCCCAGGTCGCGGCGTCGCTCGGCGCCCACCCGGCCCGGGTGCTGTGGCGGATCCGGCTGCCGCTGCTGCTGCCCGCGATGGCCGCGGCGGCGGCGCTGGCGATCGCGCTGTCGATGGGCGAGGTCGGAGCGACCATCATGGTCTATCCACCGGACTGGCGGACCCTGCCGGTCACCGTCTTCACGCTGACCGACCGGGGCGAGACCTTCGACGCCTCGGCGGCGACGCTGGTGCTGCTGGCGGCGACGTTGCTGCTCCTGCTCGTGCTGGGGAGGCTGGCCCGGCCCCGAGCCACCCGGCGGTTCTCGGCATCGGCGACGAATGCGTTTCTAAACACCACGCCGCTGTCGAGAATGCGTCAGCGGCCGCTCTCGGGATCGCCGTCGTCACCAGAGTCACGGCGCCGAGACACACCGCCTCTCCCGGAAACCCTGCGGGGCAACGAGTATCAGGTCTAAACCTCACCCGGTCTGCGAACCCACTAGTCAGGTGTGTCGGAAAGTTGTCAGGCTGACCATCGGGAAGGTTTTTACCATCATCCGAGCGTCTACTTCCCGCTAGCACTTGAGGGCTACTATAGATCCTCTGTTCGAGGAATCCCTTCGGTTCGGGAGGAAGCGTTGATCATGCGACAGCCCGGGGCACCCCGGAAATGAATTAATGAAAGTCTTTCGGCATGGCTGACCGGAGCGCGGCTCCGGTGGAGCGTCACCGTGAACGGAAAGGCACTGCATTGATCCACGAATGATTTCTCGCATCTGCGGATCCGGATAAAGAAACCACGTTCGCATGTGACGGCCCGGATGGCGGGCCGTCACATGCTCTGTACCGCCACCATTTCCCGGCAGCAGCCTCCTCGGCATCATCAGTTCTCCATGCCATTACCTCCGTTGAACCACTTCCTGGCACGCCTGCATCACCGGCCATCTTGCGAACTAGGGTATTTGCCCCAATTATCCCATCTTAGGTCATACCTGATGCCCACCTTCGGCGAGTCGGGCGAGTAGCAGGCCTCCGTCGTCGCACCGTTGTCCGACCAGTCCACGTCGTGCCCACCAGCACCGATGGTGCGCCAGCTCTCGGCACGCTTCCGGGACGGGCGGGACCGCCTCGCCACGATCGCCCTCGGCGCTTGATCGCTCGGAAACACGACCTTCAAGGTCAGCTTCGCCAGCGGACTGGAGACGATCTTCGCCAGGATCGGCTCGAACTCCCCACTGGCGTCGAAGAGTTCCTGCTCCAGGTGGATCAGAGTCTCTTCGCCCTTGCTGAGTGGCTGGTCGAGATGGACGTAGTAGTGCCGCCGCCCGGAGATCTTCTCCCTGGTCTCGCAGATGCGCTGGGACCCGTTGGCCACGCGGACCGTACTGGTTCCCACGCCGGTCCAGCGGTAGGTGTTATGAAAGAGATTTACATTGTCGCGGTTCGCGCGGATCCTTATCTTTATGGTCTGCGTCTGACGGCGCAGGTCAGCGGCATCGAATCGATAGATGTATTCCGCGGACACCCATCTATACATCGGCGTGGAGGCCCGGCGAAAGAGAATCACCGACGCGCCCAGCATGCATGCGGACACCAGAAGAACGGCGACACTCAAACCGAGGTACGGGCTCCGGAGTCCGAATCCGACGAGCCACGCCAGCCCCGCGCCGCAGGCGAGCAGGAGCCACGCCACATTGCGGTAGGCGCCGATCCGAGCCCCGAAACTCAGGAGAGGATCCGGTGAGCCACTGGGCAGGCTCATCCGATGACTCCGGGGAATCCTCCACTACGAAGTGGCATCACTATCGCCCCCATTTCGCGAAAGCCACTCACAAATTTCCGACCTCCCTGTTTCGGCGCCACGGAAGACTGCCCCCGCACAACGGCGCCATGCCGCACACGAAGTCCGCGAATGCGGGCCGCGGGGCGGGATCCGCCCATTGGGGTGATCGCCCGGGTCCCACGCATCGACCCTGCCGCACGCATCGACCCTGCCGCACGCATCGACCTTGGCCCACCACGGCAGGAGCCGGGCGACCGGCGCCCGGTAGCCTGCCGCCATGGTCAGCTGGCAGATGCGCGGTGTCGGGCTCTTCACGCGACTGGTGTATCGGCGTCGCTACGCGACCGCGGCAGCCGGGCTGCGCACCCTGAACCGGCCCAAGGGCCCGTCCGCCCCGCCGGCGTCGCTGGCCGCCACCCGCTCGACCGTCAACGGGTTCCCCGTGTACCGGGTCGGCGAGGCGGAGACGGCCGTGATCTATCTGCACGGGGGCGCCTACACCAGCGAGATCGTCAAGCAGCACTGGTCACTCATCGGGTTCCTCGCCGAGCAGACCGGCTGTGCGGTACACGTACCCATCTATGGCCTGTCGCCGAAGCACCACGGCCTCGAAGCGCTCGATCTGGTCAGCGAGGTCATCCGTGGCCTGGACAGGCCGTGCCATCTGGTCGGCGACTCGGCCGGCGGCGGGCTGGCGCTGCTGGCCGCGCAGGCGAACAGGGGGCGCGTCGCCGGCCTCACGATGATCGCCCCGTGGCTGGATCTGACCATGTCGAACCCGGGGATCGACGCGGTCGAGCCGCACGACCCGTGGCTGTCCCGCGCCGGGCTGCGGCCGGTCGCGGACGCCTGGACCGGCGGTCTCCCGCTCGACGACCCACGGCTCAGCCCGATCCACGGTGACCTGGACGGGCTGCCGCCGACGCAGATCCTGGTCGGCACCCGCGACATCACCCTGCCGGACTGCCGGCTGCTGCGTGACCGGCTGCCCGCCGGCACGACGCTGACCTATCACGAGGAGCCGGGCGCGATCCACGTCTATCCGCTGCTGCCGGTCCCGGAGGCACGCGCCGGCCGGCGCGCCATCGTGGACCACATCCGCGCCTGTAGTTAATCGAGAATCACATGATTCGCGTCGTAAATAGACTGCTTGACGTGCGGTACTTCCCAACAAGTTAACGCTGAATTACAGTGCGTTCAGGCACCGCGGGGCCACCCGCCGGTCCGATCCTTCTCATGCTCCTGGTACCGCCGGCTGCTGACGCCGAGCGGTGCTCCGCCCTGCCGTTCTCCGGGCGGACTCGTCACACCGGCACGACCATCGCGTCGAAACGAGAGAGCCATGCATAGCAATCGGGTCCTTTTCCGTGCCCTGACCGTGCTCGTGGTGGCCTCGGTGGCCGCCGCCGGCTGCGGCGGCACGTCCAGCACCGAGACGACCACCTCCACCCTGACCAAACCGCCGATCACCATCGGGTTCCTCAACCCCTCCGGCGGACCGGTGCCACAGCCGGGCACCGACACCGGCGTCCAGGCGGCGCAGTCCTACATCAACGGCGAGTTCGGCGGCATCAACGGCCACCCGATCGAGGTCGTCCCGTGCGACACCGACACGACGCCGGAGAAGGCCCAGTCCTGCGCCAACACTTTCGTGGAGAAGAAGGTCGTCGCGGTCCTGGACGGCTACAACCTGTCGTCCAGCGCGGCCCTGCCGCCGCTGACCGCCGCGCAGATCCCGCTGGTCGGCATGATCCCGTTCGACTCGGTGACCGGCGCCAAGCCGGAGAACCGCGTCTTCTTCGCCGCCCCGCAGGCGTCCTTCCTGGTCGGCGCGCTGCAGGCGTTCCAGTCCGAGGGGAAGAAGTCGGTCACCCTGGCGCTCGTCGACACCCCGTCGTCGCACCAGACCATCGACACCCTGCTGCCGGCGCTGTCCACGGCGCTCGGCATCCGGGCCAAGGGCATCTACTTCTCCCCGACCAGCCCGAACTTCACCGCGGTGGCCTCCGCGATCGCCAAGGACAACCCGGACGTCGGCGGGCTCGTCGCGGCGCCGAGCGAGGCGGTCTGCACCGCGCTGGTCAAGGCGCTGCGGCAGCTCAATTACCAGGGCGAGATCTTCACGGCGGCCTGCACCGACTACATCAAGGACGCGCCGGAGCAGGCCGCCGGCGGCGCGCTCTACTCCTCGAACTGGCTGCCCACGGCGGCGCGGTACGCGCCCCCGGAGGTGCAGAGCGACCTCGCGATCGCCGAGAAGCACATCGCGGCGGTGGAGGGCGGGACCGCCGGGTATTACGCGTACGGTGAGTTCGCGCTCCTCGTGAACCTCGCGAAGGCCCTCACCGCGTCCGGCGCCACCGCGAGCGTGACCGGCGCGGACGTACTGAAGACGTTGAAGGCTCTGAAGGACTTCCCCAGCTTCCTCGGCCCGAAGATCACCTGCGGCAGCGCCACCTCGCCCAACTGCACCACGCAGATGCTGCTGTTCAGCGTGCAGCCGGACGGCTCGACCAAGCCGGTCACCGACACCTGGATCACCCCGGCCGCACAGGTCCTCGGGGCCATCCCCGGCGCGGTCTGACCCTGGCATGGACCAGCTGCTGCTCTTCGTCACGCTCGGCTTCGCCGGCGGAGCGGTCTATGCGGTGATCGCCGCGTCCATCGTGTCCCTGCACGCCGCCACCGGAGTCCTCAACTTCGCCCAGGGCTCGCTGGCCCTGTGGGGCGTGTGGGTGGTGGCCGAGCTGCGGCGGAGCGGCACGCTCGTCCTGCCGGTCGGGTCGATCGGCCTGAGCCCCGAGCCGATGGCGGCCTGGCCCGCCGTCGCGCTCGGGGTGCTCAGCGTCGCCGGCCTGGCGCTGGCCGCGCACTGGCTGGTGTTCCGCCCGCTGCGTGCGGCGCCCTCGCTGGCCCAGGTGGTGGCGTCGGTCGGGCTGATGCTGGCGATCGCCTCCCTGGTGCCGCTGCGCTTCGCGACCGAGGGCGCGCTCGCGCCCGCGCTGCTCACCGACCGCACGGCCACCGTCGCCGGAGCGATCGTCAACGTCAGCGACCTGATCCTGCTCGCGACCGCTCTGATCATCGCGGGGGCGCTCTCGGCCTACCTGCGGTTCACCCGGTGGGGCGTGGCGACCCGGGCCGGCGCCGAGAACGAGCTCGCCGCCCGGCTGACCGGAATCGCGCCGGACCGGCTGGCCGCCGTCATGTGGGTGCTGACCGGCGCGGCGACGGCTCTGGTTGCCGTCCTCGCCGCGCCCACGCTCGGCCTCGATCCGATCGGCTACATGTTCTACGTCCTGCCCGGCCTCGCCGCCGCCCTGCTGGCCCGGCTCACCTCGATCATCGTGGCGTCCCTGGCCGGGCTCGCCATCGGCGTCCTGCAGTCGATCATCCTGCTGCTCAGCACGTCGGACGGCTGGCCGGCCTGGGCACAGGCCGGGCTCGGCGAGGCGGTGCCGTTCGTCCTCGTGGTCTTCGCACTGGTGGTCCTCGGCAAGAGCATCCCGGCGCGGGACGCGCCCGGCCCGGCCCGGATGCCGGCCGTCGTGCTGCCCACCCGGCCCTGGCCGGCCGCCGCGGCGCTGCTGATCGGCGCGGTCCTCGCCATCGGGCTGACGTCCGGCAGCTGGCGGTTCGGCGTCGTCACCTCGATCATCATGGCACTGATCGCGCTGTCGCTCGTCGTGCTCACCGGCTACCTCGGCCAGATCTCGCTCGCCTCGATGGCGTTCGCCGGCAGCGGCGGGTTCCTGCTGTCCCGCATCACGATGACGTGGGACATCCCGTTCCCGCTGGCGATCCTGCTCGCGGCCGGCGTCGCGACGCTCGTCGGCGTGGTCGTCGGCCTGCCCGCGCTGCGGGTGCGCGGCGCCCAGCTGGCGGTGGTCACCCTGGCCGGCGCCGTCGCGGTGCAGCAGCTCGCGTTCGCGAACCCGGCGCTCACCCCGTTCGAGGGCAACCTGATCCACGGGCCCACCCTGTTCGGCTGGGACCTGGCGGTACGCAGCGGAACCGACCTCACCACGACGGCGTTCGCCGCGACGGTCGTCGTCATCGTCGGGGTGCTCGCCATCGCGGTGGTCCGCCTGCTGGCCGGCGGCACCGGGCAGTCGTTCCTCGCGGTCCGCTCCAACGAACGCGCCGCCGCGAGCGCCGGCATCAACGTGGCCCAGGTCAAGCTCGCCGGCTTCGCCCTCTCCGCGTTCCTCGCCGGGGTCGGCGGATGCCTGATCGGATACAGCCGCTCCCAGCTGTCCGTCGAGTCGTTCAACGTCGTCGTCGGGCTCAGCGTGCTCTGCATGGCGTACGTCGGCGGCATCACCCGGATCAGCGGCGCCCTCATCGCCGGCCTGATCGCGCCGCTCGGGGTCGTCTACACCCTGTTCAACAGCACCCTCGGCCTCGGCCGGTACTACACGCTGATCGCCGCCTGCGCCCTGGTCCTGACCGCGGTGCTCAACCCCGCCGGGCTCGCCGGCGGAACCACAGGCAAGCTGCGCCGGGAGGTAGCGCTGTGAACCCACTGCTGTCCACCGAGGGACTGACCGTCCACTACGGCGGCGTCCGGGCCAACACCGGGATCAGCATCACCGCCGACGCCGGTGAGGTGGTCGGCCTGATCGGTCCGAACGGCGCCGGCAAGACCACCTTCGTCGACGCCGTCACCGGGTTCACGCCCGCGCAGGGCACGGTCACCGTGGCCGGCCGGCGCGTCGACACGCTCGCCCCGCACCAGCGCCGGCGCGCCGGGCTGGCCCGCACCTGGCAGGCCGGCGAGCTGTTCCTGGACCTCACCGTGCGGCAGAACATCGCGGTCGCGGCCGGCCGCCGCCCGCTGCGCAACCTCTGGAACGACCTGACCGGCCGGCGCGAGGCCACGCACGAGACCGACGCCGTCATGGCGATGTTCGGCCTGGAACCGGTCGCCGACCGCCGTCCCGGCGAGCTCAGCCTCGGCCGCCAGAAGATCGTCGGCGTGGCCCGGGCGCTGGCCGGGACCGTCCGGGTGGTCCTGCTCGACGAGCCGGCCGCCGGGCTGGACACCGACGAGAGCGCCGCGTTCGGCGAACACGTCCGCACGATCGCCGGATCCGGCCCGGCCGTGCTGCTCATCGACCACGACATGACACTCGTCGCCGGCATCTGCGACCGGGTCTACGTCCTGGACTACGGCGCTGTCATCGCCACCGGGACGCCCGCTGAGGTGCTCGCCGACCCGGCCGTGCGCACCGCGTACCTCGGATCGGAGCTCGTCCCATGACCGCCCTGCTGAGCCTGACCGCCGTCACGGCCGGTTACGCGGGCATCCCCGCCGTCCGCGATCTCGACCTCAGCGTGGCGCCCGGCGAGATCGTCGCGATGCTCGGCCCCAACGGTGCCGGCAAGACCACCACCCTGCTCACCGCGGCCGGCGTCATCACGCCGATGGCCGGCGCCGTCACCGCGTTCGGCCGGCCGCTGCGCAACCGGCTCGAGCAGAACGCCCGCGCCGGTCTCGTCCTGGTCCCCGACACCAGGGGCGTCTTCCACACCCTTTCGGTACGGGAGAACCTAGCCCTGGCCCGAGGCGGTCTCGACGAGGCGCTCGACCTTTTCCCGGCCCTGAACGACCTGATGTCACGCCGGTGCGGCCAGCTCTCCGGCGGGGAGCAGCAGATGCTGGCGATCGCGAAGGCGCTGGTCCTGCGGCCCCGGGTGCTGCTGATCGACGAGATGAGCATGGGGCTGGCCCCGGTCGCGGTGCAGGCCCTGCTGCCCAGCATCCGCGCCCTCGCCGACCGGCTCGGCGTCGGCGTCCTGGTCGTCGAGCAGCACATCGACCTGGCCCTGTCGATCGCCGACCGCGCCGTCGTGCTGCACCACGGCCGGGTCGTCCTGACCGGCAAGGCCGCTGACCTGCGCGCCGACCGCCACGCCGTGGCCGACGCGTACTTCGGGGCCGGTTGAGCCCCGGCTCTACAGTCACACCATGATCGAAGAGTCGGACTGGTGGTCCCGGGTGGGAACGGCCTTCCTCGTGGGGATGCCCACCCTGGTCGGTCTCGCGCTGCTGGTCGGGGCGGCGAGGCAGTGGGCCAGGGTCCGCGCTCTCCTCGTCTCCGGCCGCCCGGCCACCGCCCGCGTGGTCGACAACCAGCTGGAGTCGCTGTCCGACGGGCGGACCAGCTTCCGGCCGGTGGTCACCTTCCGGACGGAGACCGGCCAGGAGGTGACGACCACCCTCCCGGACCTGGACGGCTCCCGCTCCCACCTCGTCGGCACCGAGGTGGCCGTCCGCTACGACCCGGAGAAGCCGTCGGACGCGACCCCGGCCAAGGCAAGCAGCGCCCAGACCGTCGTCGCGGTGGTGTTCGGGGTGATCTTCCTGGTGTTCGCCCTGGTCGCGTACCAGGTGATGAGCTCGGGCATGGAGGATGCCGGCCAGTTCAGCGACTTCCCGTAACGCCACCGAGCGCCCTGCGCGCCCGGGTACGCCACCAACGCCGCGACGCCAGCCCGGCCAGCACCGCCCCGGCCGCGTTGAGCAGCACGTCGTCGACGGACGAGACCCGATCCAGCCGGAACACATACTGCGCGACCTCGATCAGAGCCGAACCGCCCGCCCCGAGCGCCAGGATCCGCGGCACGGACGCCAGCGCCGTGAACCGGATCGGGGCGAAGAAGCCCAGCGCCGCGAAGACCAGCAGATTCCCGCCGATCCCGATCGGCCCCATGGTGACCAGGTCACGCAGCGGAACCAGGCTGACCCGGCCGGCGACCACACCGGCGCCCACGCCCGGCATCATGGTCATCCAGAGGAACGGCAGCGTGCCGTACACGATGCCGACCTCGGCCAGCGGTTTCCGGAGGCCGCCGCGCAGCCGCGCGAGCAGAAGCACCAGCACGGCCGCGAGCGGCAGCCCGGCCAGCGTCATCAGCACCACGCCGTTCTCGGTGTCGTAGCAACCGTGCCACCTCCCCGCCAGGCACCGGGGCGCGGCCATCAGCAGCGGCCGCCGGATGACGATCACGGCAACGGCAACGGCAAGAATCCCCAGAACCACCATTCGGGTACGGCGGGACGGGGCGACCGTGGGTGCGATCCGACTCATGCCCACAGTGAACCGGCAGCAACGTATCGGGAGCATAAGGACGGTCAGCCGAGCCGTTCCGTCGCCGCCCGGATCAGGTCGGCCGCGGAGCGCAGATAGGTCAGGACGACAGTCCGCTCCGGGCCGGTGAGTCCCTCGGCGAGCTCGTCGAGGCTCTGGCTGCCGTCCCGGTAGAGGCGGGCGAGGCGCTCGGCGCCGACCGGTTCGATGAGGACACTGCGGCGGTCGGTGGCATCCCGCCGGCGCAGCACCCAGCCGCCTTTCTCCAGCCGGGCGAGGACTCCGGTCAGCGTGGCGGGATGCGTGCCGGTGCGCCGGGCAAGCGCGGTCGGCGACCGGCCTCCCTCACGGACGAGCACGTCGAGGACGGCGAGGTCGGAGTCGTTGAGCCCGGCGAGGGCGGCGACCCGCGCGGTGTTGAGGGCCAGCTCGATGCGCAGGTCCCGCAGAGCGGTGCGCAGGTCGCCGGGTTCGGTCACCACCCGCCCCCTCCGTCGAATACTATGAGAATCATAATAACTTCCATGGGTACGCGTTCTGTCCGCCGTTCCACCACCGCGGCGCTGCTGACCAGTTTCCTGATCATCGCGACCGGCGGGGTCGTCCGGGTCAGCGGTTCCGGCCTGGGCTGCCCGGACTGGCCGCGCTGCACCGCCGGCTCGTTCACCTCCGCCGCGGCGTCCACCGGCGTCCACGGCGCCATCGAGTTCGGCAACCGGGTGCTGACCGGCGTCGTCGTGCTGGCGGTCGGGTGGGTCATCGTCGCGGCGTACCCGCACCGGCGCGACGCCGGGACGTTCCTCTGGCGCAGCGCCTGGGGCCAGCTTCTGGTCGTCCTGCTGAACGCGGTGGTCGGTGGCGTCACGGTGTGGACCGGCCTGAACCCGTACATCGTGGCCGGCCACTTCCTGGCGGCGATGCTCCTGCTGGCCTCCACCACCGTCAGTTTCGATCTCGCGCACCGGACCGGCCCCCCGCGGCCCGTGCAGCGCTCGACGGCTCGATGGGGGCGTCTCGTCCTCTGGACGAGCGCGGCCTCGGTGACCGCGGGTACCGTCGTCACCGGCGCCGGGCCGCATCCCGGCGACACGGCCGAGGTGACCCGCATCCCGCTGGACTGGACCATCCTCACGTACGCACATGGTCTGCTCGCCGCATGCGCCCTGGTCGCGGTGGCCGGCTGCATGAGGGCTGCCGCCCGCCACCGCGACCGGCTCGCCCTGCACCGCAGCCGGACGTTACTCGCGGCGCTCTCAGGCCAGGCCGCGATCGGCCTCTACCAGAGCCTTGATGGTCTGCCCGCGGTCGCGGTCCTGCTGCACCTGGCCGGGGCGGCCCTCGTCTGGTCCGGCGCCGTCCGGGTGCGGCTGGCCTGCCCGCCAACGGCAGCCGCGCCGGCGTCCCGGTTCGGCCCGCTCGCCGGCGCGAGACAGCCGTGACCGCCGCAAGCAGTCATGATCGGCGCGAGACGGCCCTTCCCGGCGCGCCGTCATCGGGAGAGTGCATGATCCGGGTGGTCCTGGCCGACCATCAGGCGCCGATCCGGATCGGCCTGCGGGTGCTGATCGAACGCGAAGCCGATCTCGCGCCGCCTCGACGTGCGCGCCGGCGCTCACTACGACGTATTGGTCGCGCACATCTTCACCGCCGCGGTCGCCCTGGTCCTCTGGCCGCGGCAGTTCGTCCCGGGCGTCCGGGCCCGCCGGGGACTGCACCGGGCGCTCGGCCGGACCTATCTGCTCGCGGGCGTGCTTCCGAGCCCTGTCACCGCGGTACCGGTGGCGATCTGGTCGGGCCGGCCGCTGACCCGGGTCAGCCTCACCCTGGCGGCGGTGTTGTGGCTGGTCACCGCCGGGCTGGCGTACCGGGCGGCCCGCGCCGAATCTAGGCGTCCAGGGCGGGCGCGACGACCGCGAACGCGCGGTCGGTCAGTTCGGCGAGGCGCGTCTCGTCGTCCCCGGGCTGCCACTGCTGGAGGACGGCGTCGAGGGCGAGCAGCGCCATGCCCGCCGCCATCGACGGGTAGGGGCCGGCCTCCGGGTCGAGGCCCCGGCGTGCGGCAATGCCGGTGGAAAGACCGGCTCGCCACTCGATCTGGCGTTCCAGCCAGCGGGCGTGCAGCGCCGGGGTGTCCAGGATCAGGCGGACCACGATCCGGGAGCGCTCCGCGTGGTCGGGCTGGTCGGCGCAGCCGGCGAGCGGGCGCCAGATGGCGTGGCGCAGCGCCACCGACGGTGGTTCACCCGCCGGCCGGCCGGTGAGCTCGTCGAGGACGTCCGCGCCCATGTCCGCGATGAAGCGGACGACAACGTCTTCTTTCGACGCGTAATAGCGGAAGAAGGTGCGCCGGGACATGCCGGCCGTGGCCGCGATGTCGTCGACGGTCACCTGCTCGAAGCCTCGGGTCGCCATCAGCATCATGGCGGCGTTGCGCAGTTCCTCGGCAACGAGCTGCCGCTTGCGCTCGGCGAGCGTGGCCCTGGCGGTCATGCGCCGATGCTATGCCATGCAGTTGTTGACACTGAGTGCCATAAAAGGCACTGTTGGGCGCATGAATGCTGATCGCTGGACCGCTGACCGGATTCCCGATCTGAGTGGGCGCATCATCGTCGTGACCGGAGCCGGCAGCGGGCTCGGCCTGGTCACCGCCCGGAC is part of the Actinoplanes missouriensis 431 genome and encodes:
- a CDS encoding alpha/beta hydrolase fold domain-containing protein; amino-acid sequence: MVSWQMRGVGLFTRLVYRRRYATAAAGLRTLNRPKGPSAPPASLAATRSTVNGFPVYRVGEAETAVIYLHGGAYTSEIVKQHWSLIGFLAEQTGCAVHVPIYGLSPKHHGLEALDLVSEVIRGLDRPCHLVGDSAGGGLALLAAQANRGRVAGLTMIAPWLDLTMSNPGIDAVEPHDPWLSRAGLRPVADAWTGGLPLDDPRLSPIHGDLDGLPPTQILVGTRDITLPDCRLLRDRLPAGTTLTYHEEPGAIHVYPLLPVPEARAGRRAIVDHIRACS
- a CDS encoding ABC transporter ATP-binding protein; its protein translation is MNPLLSTEGLTVHYGGVRANTGISITADAGEVVGLIGPNGAGKTTFVDAVTGFTPAQGTVTVAGRRVDTLAPHQRRRAGLARTWQAGELFLDLTVRQNIAVAAGRRPLRNLWNDLTGRREATHETDAVMAMFGLEPVADRRPGELSLGRQKIVGVARALAGTVRVVLLDEPAAGLDTDESAAFGEHVRTIAGSGPAVLLIDHDMTLVAGICDRVYVLDYGAVIATGTPAEVLADPAVRTAYLGSELVP
- a CDS encoding ABC transporter substrate-binding protein, which translates into the protein MHSNRVLFRALTVLVVASVAAAGCGGTSSTETTTSTLTKPPITIGFLNPSGGPVPQPGTDTGVQAAQSYINGEFGGINGHPIEVVPCDTDTTPEKAQSCANTFVEKKVVAVLDGYNLSSSAALPPLTAAQIPLVGMIPFDSVTGAKPENRVFFAAPQASFLVGALQAFQSEGKKSVTLALVDTPSSHQTIDTLLPALSTALGIRAKGIYFSPTSPNFTAVASAIAKDNPDVGGLVAAPSEAVCTALVKALRQLNYQGEIFTAACTDYIKDAPEQAAGGALYSSNWLPTAARYAPPEVQSDLAIAEKHIAAVEGGTAGYYAYGEFALLVNLAKALTASGATASVTGADVLKTLKALKDFPSFLGPKITCGSATSPNCTTQMLLFSVQPDGSTKPVTDTWITPAAQVLGAIPGAV
- a CDS encoding DUF3592 domain-containing protein — encoded protein: MIEESDWWSRVGTAFLVGMPTLVGLALLVGAARQWARVRALLVSGRPATARVVDNQLESLSDGRTSFRPVVTFRTETGQEVTTTLPDLDGSRSHLVGTEVAVRYDPEKPSDATPAKASSAQTVVAVVFGVIFLVFALVAYQVMSSGMEDAGQFSDFP
- a CDS encoding 2-aminoethylphosphonate ABC transporter permease subunit; this encodes MTRTRVLWVLPPLALLGGFLIYPLALVVRQSFTSGSSSSGSSSPGVPTLEIWRAVLSAGEFHRALGNTVVIAVAATAGCVVLGTFFAVVLALVPFPGATAVSRAVDTILAFPSFLIALSFTFLYGAAGILQLGDFLYTRWCVILAEITFYTPFVMRPALAALGQLPAERLNVAASLGARPWRVLRRIVLPEIAPAVAAGGALCLLLTLNEFGIVLFIGAKDVLTLPMLVHSKGVVMFDYPAACVVAVVEVALSLALYCLYRWVFTNARMVA
- a CDS encoding ABC transporter permease; the encoded protein is MDQLLLFVTLGFAGGAVYAVIAASIVSLHAATGVLNFAQGSLALWGVWVVAELRRSGTLVLPVGSIGLSPEPMAAWPAVALGVLSVAGLALAAHWLVFRPLRAAPSLAQVVASVGLMLAIASLVPLRFATEGALAPALLTDRTATVAGAIVNVSDLILLATALIIAGALSAYLRFTRWGVATRAGAENELAARLTGIAPDRLAAVMWVLTGAATALVAVLAAPTLGLDPIGYMFYVLPGLAAALLARLTSIIVASLAGLAIGVLQSIILLLSTSDGWPAWAQAGLGEAVPFVLVVFALVVLGKSIPARDAPGPARMPAVVLPTRPWPAAAALLIGAVLAIGLTSGSWRFGVVTSIIMALIALSLVVLTGYLGQISLASMAFAGSGGFLLSRITMTWDIPFPLAILLAAGVATLVGVVVGLPALRVRGAQLAVVTLAGAVAVQQLAFANPALTPFEGNLIHGPTLFGWDLAVRSGTDLTTTAFAATVVVIVGVLAIAVVRLLAGGTGQSFLAVRSNERAAASAGINVAQVKLAGFALSAFLAGVGGCLIGYSRSQLSVESFNVVVGLSVLCMAYVGGITRISGALIAGLIAPLGVVYTLFNSTLGLGRYYTLIAACALVLTAVLNPAGLAGGTTGKLRREVAL
- a CDS encoding ABC transporter ATP-binding protein is translated as MTALLSLTAVTAGYAGIPAVRDLDLSVAPGEIVAMLGPNGAGKTTTLLTAAGVITPMAGAVTAFGRPLRNRLEQNARAGLVLVPDTRGVFHTLSVRENLALARGGLDEALDLFPALNDLMSRRCGQLSGGEQQMLAIAKALVLRPRVLLIDEMSMGLAPVAVQALLPSIRALADRLGVGVLVVEQHIDLALSIADRAVVLHHGRVVLTGKAADLRADRHAVADAYFGAG